The Urbifossiella limnaea genome has a window encoding:
- a CDS encoding MFS transporter, which produces MGSNEPVRAGGGTAVAILVALSVSHLLNDTIQSLIAAVYPVLKDTYALTYTQIGLVTLAFQCTASLLQPLVGLATDRRPQPFSLALGMGVTLGGLLLLSVADSFPLILTAAALVGVGSAVFHPEASRMARLASGGRHGLAQSLFQVGGNGGSALGPLLAAFVVVPWGQRSLAWFSVAAVAAMLLLVGVGRWYKAHLADRAAKRATATPSPLSPRRAAFAVGVLLCLIFSKYFYLASLTSYYTLYLIDTFGVGVADAQLRLFVFLGAVAAGTFLGGPVGDRVGFKAVIWGSILGVLPFTLILPHADLFWTTVLTVPIGLILASAFSAIMVYAQELLPSRVGLVAGLFFGFAFGMGGIGAAALGWLADQTSIRFVYEVCAYLPLIGLLTALLPNLRRPV; this is translated from the coding sequence GTGGGGTCGAACGAACCGGTGCGGGCGGGCGGGGGGACGGCGGTCGCGATTCTTGTGGCGCTGAGCGTCTCGCACCTGCTCAACGACACCATCCAGTCCCTGATCGCGGCCGTCTACCCGGTCCTCAAGGACACCTACGCCCTCACCTACACCCAGATCGGGCTCGTCACCCTCGCCTTCCAGTGCACCGCGTCGCTGCTCCAGCCGCTGGTCGGGCTGGCCACCGACCGGCGTCCGCAGCCGTTTTCCCTCGCCCTCGGCATGGGCGTTACCCTCGGCGGGCTGCTACTCCTGTCGGTCGCCGACAGCTTCCCCCTGATCCTCACCGCGGCCGCGCTCGTCGGCGTCGGGTCGGCGGTGTTCCACCCGGAGGCGTCGCGGATGGCCCGCCTCGCGTCCGGCGGGCGGCACGGGCTGGCGCAGTCGCTGTTCCAGGTCGGCGGGAACGGCGGGTCGGCGCTCGGGCCGCTGCTGGCGGCGTTCGTCGTCGTGCCGTGGGGGCAGCGCAGCCTGGCCTGGTTCTCCGTCGCGGCCGTCGCCGCGATGCTGCTCCTGGTCGGCGTCGGGCGGTGGTACAAGGCGCACCTGGCCGACCGGGCCGCGAAGAGAGCGACCGCGACGCCGTCGCCGCTGTCCCCGCGCCGGGCCGCGTTCGCCGTCGGCGTGCTGTTGTGCCTGATTTTTTCGAAGTACTTCTACCTGGCGAGCCTGACGAGCTACTACACCCTGTACCTGATCGACACGTTCGGCGTGGGCGTCGCGGACGCCCAGCTGCGGCTGTTCGTGTTCCTCGGGGCGGTCGCGGCCGGCACGTTCCTCGGCGGCCCGGTCGGGGACCGGGTCGGGTTCAAGGCGGTGATCTGGGGGTCGATCCTCGGGGTGCTGCCGTTCACCCTGATCCTGCCGCACGCCGACCTGTTCTGGACGACCGTGCTGACCGTGCCCATCGGGCTGATCCTGGCGTCGGCGTTCTCCGCGATCATGGTGTACGCGCAAGAGTTGCTGCCGAGTCGGGTGGGGCTCGTGGCGGGGCTGTTCTTCGGGTTCGCGTTCGGGATGGGCGGGATCGGGGCCGCCGCGCTCGGCTGGCTCGCCGACCAGACGAGCATCCGGTTCGTGTACGAGGTCTGCGCGTACCTGCCGCTGATCGGGCTCCTGACGGCGCTCCTGCCGAACCTCCGGCGGCCCGTGTAA
- a CDS encoding multidrug effflux MFS transporter yields MRATRSGLFVISLLGALSVVSPFAIDMYLPAFPELAAGFGVPSTTVALTLSSYFIGLALGQVVYGPLLDRFGRKPPLVVGLSLFVVTSVGCAFAPDVYTLIALRFVQALGGCVAQVASVAMVRDFFPRDQAARVLSRLFLFIAVSPLLAPTVGTLVIGLGGWPAAFVSLAVVVAGILALVLTLLPEGHTPDPGISLRPGPIVAEYLSILRHPRFHTYAGAGAFSFAGLFTFVAGSPVLFMDGFGVDGRTYSLIFALLAGGFIGASQVNVVLLRRWRSETLFLAFLAAQVVFGAVFLIGTWAGVLGLGGTLAVLFGFLCCVGVTNPNASALAIGPFSRNAGSASALLGFFQLGTGAVISTAIGAASPGDRVPIVAVFGVTAAVGLTILQVGRRRAEASPVAEELAPPAELEEPACQHNNVAGECEVCRV; encoded by the coding sequence TTGCGCGCGACCCGATCCGGCCTGTTCGTCATCTCGCTGCTCGGCGCCCTGAGCGTTGTCAGCCCGTTCGCCATCGACATGTACCTCCCCGCGTTCCCGGAACTGGCCGCCGGGTTCGGGGTGCCGAGCACGACCGTCGCGCTCACGCTGTCGAGCTACTTCATCGGGCTGGCCCTCGGGCAGGTGGTGTACGGCCCGCTCCTCGACCGGTTCGGGCGGAAGCCGCCGCTGGTCGTCGGGCTGTCGCTGTTCGTCGTCACGTCGGTCGGCTGTGCGTTCGCCCCGGACGTGTACACGCTCATCGCACTGCGGTTCGTCCAGGCACTGGGCGGGTGCGTGGCGCAGGTGGCGTCGGTGGCGATGGTCCGCGACTTCTTCCCGCGCGACCAGGCGGCCCGGGTGCTGTCCCGGCTGTTCCTGTTCATCGCCGTGTCGCCGCTGCTGGCCCCGACCGTCGGCACGCTGGTGATCGGGCTCGGCGGGTGGCCGGCGGCGTTCGTCTCACTGGCGGTGGTGGTGGCCGGCATCCTCGCGCTCGTACTCACGCTGCTGCCCGAGGGGCACACCCCGGACCCGGGCATCTCGCTGCGGCCGGGGCCGATCGTGGCCGAGTACCTGTCGATCCTGCGGCACCCGCGGTTCCACACCTACGCCGGGGCCGGGGCGTTCTCGTTCGCCGGGCTTTTCACGTTCGTGGCCGGGTCGCCGGTACTGTTCATGGACGGGTTCGGGGTGGACGGCCGCACCTACAGCCTGATCTTCGCCCTGCTCGCCGGCGGGTTCATCGGCGCGAGCCAGGTGAACGTCGTACTGCTCCGGCGGTGGCGGAGCGAGACGCTATTCCTCGCCTTCCTGGCGGCGCAGGTCGTGTTCGGCGCGGTGTTTCTGATCGGCACCTGGGCCGGGGTACTCGGCCTCGGAGGGACGCTGGCGGTGCTGTTCGGGTTCCTGTGCTGCGTCGGGGTGACGAACCCGAATGCGTCGGCCCTGGCGATCGGCCCGTTCTCGCGGAACGCCGGGAGCGCGTCGGCCCTGCTCGGGTTCTTCCAGCTCGGCACCGGGGCGGTGATCTCGACGGCGATCGGCGCCGCCAGCCCGGGCGACCGGGTGCCGATCGTGGCCGTGTTCGGGGTGACGGCCGCGGTCGGGTTGACGATTCTGCAGGTGGGCCGGCGGCGGGCGGAGGCCAGCCCGGTGGCGGAGGAACTGGCCCCGCCCGCCGAGCTGGAAGAGCCGGCCTGCCAGCACAACAACGTGGCGGGCGAGTGCGAGGTCTGCCGCGTGTAG
- a CDS encoding DUF6788 family protein: protein MSQGRTKTPEPLPKTLPGVVCAQRVRCGKPGCHCANGQGHLAFYRFWREGGRLRKRYVRRADLAAVRTACAARQRERQELADSWRKWRNLVAVVREVSV, encoded by the coding sequence GTGAGTCAGGGCAGAACTAAAACACCGGAACCGTTACCCAAGACGCTGCCGGGTGTGGTCTGCGCCCAACGAGTGCGCTGCGGTAAGCCGGGCTGCCATTGCGCCAACGGGCAAGGCCACCTCGCCTTTTATCGGTTCTGGCGTGAGGGCGGCCGGCTGCGAAAGCGCTACGTCCGACGCGCCGACCTGGCGGCGGTGCGGACCGCCTGTGCGGCCCGTCAGCGGGAGCGCCAGGAGCTTGCCGACTCGTGGCGTAAGTGGCGGAACCTGGTGGCCGTCGTGCGGGAGGTGTCAGTATGA
- a CDS encoding IS630 family transposase yields MIRVHLTVATQSELQALRRDPLPPRVRDRLEMVLLSDAGWSPPRIARHLGCDPQTARAVIHGFNARGVPALYPGKPGPAPNYARRDQVAARLTDLLGQDRTWTAAQLADALRPNGIRLRARQVRRYLARLRAGYRRTASTLEHKQNRPKVARAAAVLGGLQRKAREGRLVLDYLDQCGFAPSLPGGYSWCLPGQRKRVRYEYPQGRRVNVLATYEPLGPAPRLDAVPFERTLTSDDLVAYLRGRPAVGRPRVVVLDNAPIHTSKVVKAARPELAKSGVYLYYLPAYSPELNRIEAVFKQVKHHEIPTRSYATRSDLRAAVEQGFNSYAQKLRPEPGKQLRPAA; encoded by the coding sequence ATGATCCGCGTTCACCTCACCGTTGCGACGCAGTCCGAGTTGCAGGCTCTCCGGCGGGACCCCCTCCCGCCCCGGGTACGGGATCGGCTGGAGATGGTCCTGCTGTCCGACGCCGGGTGGTCCCCGCCCCGGATCGCCCGGCACCTCGGGTGTGACCCGCAGACCGCCCGGGCCGTGATCCACGGGTTCAACGCCCGGGGGGTGCCGGCCCTCTACCCCGGCAAGCCCGGGCCGGCCCCCAACTACGCCCGCCGGGATCAGGTGGCCGCCCGGCTGACCGACCTGCTCGGCCAGGACCGGACGTGGACGGCGGCCCAACTGGCCGACGCCCTCCGCCCCAACGGGATCCGGCTCCGTGCCCGTCAGGTCCGTCGGTACCTCGCCCGACTGCGGGCCGGGTACCGGCGGACGGCCTCGACCCTGGAGCACAAGCAGAACCGGCCCAAGGTCGCCCGGGCGGCGGCCGTCCTGGGCGGCCTGCAACGGAAGGCCCGGGAGGGCCGGCTGGTCCTGGACTATCTCGACCAGTGCGGGTTCGCCCCGTCGCTGCCCGGTGGGTACTCGTGGTGCCTGCCGGGCCAGCGGAAGCGGGTCCGGTACGAGTACCCCCAAGGTCGGCGGGTCAACGTCCTGGCCACCTACGAGCCGCTCGGCCCGGCCCCCCGCTTGGATGCCGTGCCGTTCGAGCGGACGCTCACGTCGGACGACCTCGTGGCCTACCTGCGGGGGAGGCCCGCGGTCGGGCGACCCCGGGTGGTGGTTCTGGACAACGCCCCGATCCACACCAGCAAGGTGGTCAAGGCCGCCCGGCCCGAGCTGGCGAAGTCGGGGGTCTACCTGTACTACCTGCCGGCGTACAGCCCCGAGTTGAACCGGATCGAGGCCGTGTTCAAGCAGGTCAAGCACCACGAGATCCCGACCCGCAGTTACGCCACCCGGTCCGATCTGCGGGCGGCCGTCGAGCAGGGCTTCAACTCATATGCCCAAAAGCTCCGCCCAGAACCTGGGAAACAACTACGGCCGGCTGCTTAG
- a CDS encoding IS3 family transposase (programmed frameshift), whose protein sequence is MAGKRKSHSAAFKAQVALAAVKGDKTINELASHYGVHPTLIHGWKKQLLAGVEAVFASGAKTTGPPEDKTAELFEQIGRLKVELDWVKKKSAPLSADARRALIDEDHPELSIRRQCELVGLNRSTRYYEPTPETPENLELMRLIDQEYTAHPFFGSRKITQWLIGRGHEVNRKRVRRLMRVMGLEAIYPKPKLSLAGRGHKVYPYLLRGVAVERVNQVWSADITYVPLPGGFMYLAATIDWFSRYVVAWRLSNTLDGAFCQEMLEEALGRGRPEVFNTDQGVQFTAGAWTGRLERAGVAVSMDGRGRCLDNVFVERLWRSVKYEDVYLKGYERVPELEGGLRAYFGFYNTERRHQSLDYRTPAEVYGVGAKTA, encoded by the exons ATGGCGGGCAAGCGGAAGAGCCACTCGGCGGCGTTCAAGGCTCAGGTCGCCCTGGCGGCGGTCAAGGGTGACAAGACCATCAACGAACTGGCGTCCCACTACGGCGTCCACCCGACGTTGATCCACGGGTGGAAGAAGCAACTCCTGGCCGGGGTCGAGGCCGTGTTCGCCTCGGGAGCCAAGACCACCGGACCCCCGGAGGACAAGACGGCCGAGCTGTTCGAGCAGATCGGGCGACTCAAGGTCGAACTCGACTGGGTGAAAAAAAAATCTGCCCCCCT CTCGGCTGACGCCCGGCGGGCGTTGATCGACGAGGATCACCCCGAGCTGAGCATCCGCCGGCAGTGCGAGTTGGTCGGTCTGAACCGCTCGACCCGGTACTACGAGCCGACCCCGGAGACGCCCGAGAACCTGGAGTTGATGCGGCTCATCGACCAGGAGTACACGGCCCACCCGTTCTTCGGGAGCCGAAAGATCACGCAGTGGCTCATCGGCCGGGGCCACGAGGTGAACCGCAAGCGGGTGCGGCGGCTGATGCGGGTGATGGGGCTGGAGGCCATCTACCCCAAGCCGAAACTGTCGCTGGCAGGCCGTGGGCACAAGGTCTACCCGTACCTGCTGAGGGGCGTGGCGGTCGAGCGGGTCAACCAGGTGTGGAGTGCCGACATCACCTACGTGCCGCTGCCGGGTGGGTTCATGTACCTGGCGGCGACGATCGACTGGTTCAGCCGGTACGTGGTCGCCTGGCGGCTGTCCAACACGCTCGACGGGGCGTTCTGCCAGGAGATGCTGGAGGAGGCGTTGGGCCGGGGCAGACCGGAGGTGTTCAACACGGACCAGGGGGTGCAGTTCACGGCCGGTGCGTGGACCGGGCGGCTGGAGCGGGCCGGGGTGGCGGTGAGCATGGACGGTCGGGGGCGGTGCCTGGACAACGTGTTCGTCGAGCGGCTGTGGCGGAGCGTGAAGTACGAGGACGTGTACCTGAAGGGGTACGAGCGGGTGCCGGAGTTGGAGGGCGGGCTGCGGGCGTACTTCGGGTTCTACAACACCGAGCGGCGGCACCAGTCCCTGGACTACCGCACCCCGGCCGAGGTGTACGGCGTCGGGGCCAAGACGGCCTGA